A window from Variovorax sp. PBL-E5 encodes these proteins:
- a CDS encoding YaeQ family protein produces MALKSTIFKANLAVADIDHNYYADHALTLARHPSETDERMMIRLVALALNAYKLQDVCHGDGTLAFGAGLSNPDEPDLWLRDFTGEIKLWIEVGQPEDKPIIKACGRADEVIVYCFNHAAEIWWRGIENKLTRPQNLSVFRVPTLASQSLAALAQRSMQLQATVQEGALMLGDGTHSIDIELVRLK; encoded by the coding sequence ATGGCCCTCAAGTCCACGATCTTCAAGGCGAACCTCGCCGTCGCCGACATCGACCACAATTACTACGCGGACCACGCGCTGACCCTGGCGCGGCATCCCAGCGAGACCGACGAGCGGATGATGATCCGCCTCGTCGCGCTGGCCCTCAATGCGTACAAGCTGCAGGACGTCTGCCACGGCGACGGCACGCTGGCCTTCGGCGCCGGCCTGTCGAATCCCGACGAGCCCGACCTCTGGCTGCGCGACTTCACCGGCGAGATCAAGCTGTGGATCGAGGTCGGCCAGCCCGAGGACAAGCCCATCATCAAGGCCTGCGGCAGGGCCGACGAGGTCATCGTCTATTGCTTCAATCATGCGGCCGAGATCTGGTGGCGCGGCATCGAGAACAAGCTCACCCGGCCGCAGAACCTGAGCGTGTTCCGCGTACCCACGCTCGCATCGCAATCCCTCGCCGCGCTCGCGCAGCGCTCGATGCAATTGCAGGCCACGGTGCAGGAAGGCGCGCTGATGCTGGGTGATGGCACGCACAGCATCGATATCGAGCTCGTGCGACTGAAGTAA
- a CDS encoding glycosyltransferase, producing MEILVVVGTLSGLGGIETCVRMLAEEAEAVGDRVRILALSPSVLDAHWHDGLLYTEVANGPRSLKWQMIPGLPAIVGACRTRRPDVVIAIYGSSIPLLRLSLFLARLRRPVMAWLHFSTAHKQRTSLLRFAHGHLCISSQIATAVKETAGVDADRVHLVYNGVRIDSAARLARSTGGPLRLLHAGRLMVGRQKRTDDLLRALARVTGDWQLVLVGKGESEDDVFQLQALAERLGIADRLHWLGWQSDPWHAVGTADLLVMCSAFEGFPMVLIEAMAHGIPCLSSDCPSGPTEIIQPDCNGWLYPVGDEDALARRIQALVDDRSLLPVADAVRASVARFSSRKMYERIRQAIDITIERQGRGRAA from the coding sequence ATGGAAATCCTGGTCGTCGTCGGCACGCTGTCCGGCCTTGGTGGCATCGAGACCTGCGTGCGAATGCTCGCCGAGGAAGCCGAAGCCGTCGGCGACCGAGTGCGCATTCTTGCGCTCAGCCCGAGCGTTCTGGATGCGCACTGGCACGATGGGCTGCTCTATACCGAGGTCGCGAACGGACCGAGGTCGCTCAAGTGGCAGATGATCCCCGGCCTGCCCGCGATCGTCGGCGCCTGCAGGACCCGTCGGCCCGACGTCGTGATCGCGATCTATGGCTCCAGCATTCCGCTGCTGAGGTTGAGCCTGTTCCTGGCGCGCCTGCGGCGGCCGGTCATGGCGTGGCTGCATTTTTCGACGGCGCACAAACAGCGCACCAGCCTTCTTCGCTTTGCCCATGGCCACCTCTGCATCAGCTCGCAGATCGCCACGGCGGTGAAGGAGACCGCCGGCGTCGATGCCGACAGGGTGCACCTCGTCTACAACGGTGTGCGCATCGATTCAGCGGCACGGCTTGCCCGCTCGACCGGCGGGCCGCTGCGGCTGCTGCATGCAGGGCGTCTCATGGTCGGAAGACAGAAGCGCACCGACGATCTCCTGCGCGCGCTTGCACGCGTGACGGGCGATTGGCAATTGGTTCTCGTCGGCAAGGGAGAGTCCGAAGACGATGTCTTCCAGCTGCAGGCCTTGGCCGAGCGGCTCGGCATCGCCGATCGCCTGCACTGGCTGGGATGGCAGTCCGATCCCTGGCATGCGGTCGGGACGGCGGACCTGCTTGTCATGTGTTCTGCCTTCGAGGGTTTTCCGATGGTGTTGATCGAAGCCATGGCGCACGGCATTCCTTGCCTCAGCAGCGACTGTCCCTCGGGCCCGACCGAAATCATCCAGCCGGATTGCAACGGTTGGCTTTATCCGGTCGGCGACGAGGATGCGCTCGCGCGCCGTATCCAGGCCCTGGTCGATGATCGTTCCCTGCTTCCCGTCGCCGACGCGGTTCGTGCATCGGTGGCCAGATTCAGCAGCCGCAAGATGTATGAACGGATACGGCAGGCGATCGACATCACGATCGAGCGTCAGGGGCGTGGCCGTGCCGCCTGA
- a CDS encoding putative signal transducing protein, with translation MRRLAQAPNLAIATLWAHALREDGVAVSVQREYLGGAAGQLPPDQCLPEIWVEDEAQFALAERLLRELQHRPQRRWQCSCGELVEGGFEQCWRCGKMM, from the coding sequence ATGCGCCGCCTCGCCCAAGCTCCCAATCTGGCGATCGCGACGCTCTGGGCGCATGCGCTGCGCGAGGATGGCGTCGCCGTGTCGGTCCAGCGCGAATACCTCGGCGGCGCAGCGGGCCAGCTGCCGCCCGATCAGTGCCTGCCGGAAATCTGGGTCGAGGACGAGGCCCAGTTCGCTCTTGCCGAACGTCTTCTGCGTGAGTTGCAACACCGTCCGCAGCGGCGCTGGCAATGCAGCTGCGGCGAGCTGGTCGAGGGCGGCTTCGAGCAGTGCTGGCGTTGCGGGAAAATGATGTAA
- a CDS encoding TerC family protein, translating into MEQFLTPEFWVAVGQIIMIDILLGGDNAVVIALACRKLPPAQRTQGILWGTAGAIVLRVVLIFFALTLLAIPFLKLAGAILLVWIGIKLLVPDADDPHGSITASDKVWAAVKTVIVADLVMSVDNVIAIAGAAQGASDGHQMPLVIFGLLVSIPIIVWGSQLVIRLMDRFPVIITLGGMLLGWIAGTMAVSDPALVDTAQWTWVPKVPPTDAAKYLAGTAGALLVLAIGKWIAARNPKSANTVTA; encoded by the coding sequence ATGGAACAGTTTCTGACCCCCGAATTCTGGGTCGCCGTCGGCCAGATCATCATGATCGACATCCTGCTGGGCGGCGACAACGCGGTGGTGATCGCGCTGGCTTGCCGCAAGCTGCCGCCGGCACAACGCACGCAGGGCATCCTGTGGGGCACCGCGGGCGCCATCGTGCTGCGCGTGGTACTGATCTTCTTTGCGCTCACGCTGCTGGCAATCCCGTTCCTGAAACTGGCCGGCGCCATCCTGCTGGTATGGATCGGCATCAAGCTGCTGGTACCCGACGCCGACGATCCGCACGGCAGCATCACCGCCAGCGACAAGGTGTGGGCGGCGGTCAAGACCGTGATCGTGGCCGACCTGGTGATGAGCGTGGACAACGTGATCGCCATCGCCGGCGCCGCGCAGGGCGCGAGCGACGGCCACCAGATGCCATTGGTGATCTTCGGCCTGCTGGTCAGCATCCCGATCATCGTCTGGGGCAGCCAGCTGGTCATCAGGCTGATGGACCGCTTCCCCGTGATCATCACGCTCGGCGGCATGCTGCTCGGCTGGATCGCCGGCACCATGGCGGTGTCCGATCCCGCGCTGGTCGACACGGCGCAATGGACCTGGGTGCCCAAGGTGCCGCCGACCGACGCCGCGAAGTACCTGGCCGGCACGGCCGGTGCGCTGCTCGTGCTGGCGATCGGCAAATGGATCGCCGCGCGCAACCCGAAGTCGGCGAACACGGTCACCGCCTGA
- a CDS encoding phage holin family protein has product MRLLIKWLLSALALLAVTYVYSGVQVTNFSSALIAAAVIGLLNMVLRPVLVVLTLPVTIVTLGLFLFVINALLFWAASGLLAGFHVNGFVSALIGSLLYSVIGLIIEAALGGLFSKR; this is encoded by the coding sequence ATGCGACTTCTCATCAAATGGCTGCTCAGCGCATTGGCGCTGCTCGCGGTGACGTACGTCTACAGCGGCGTGCAGGTGACGAACTTCAGTTCGGCGCTGATCGCCGCGGCAGTGATCGGGCTGCTCAACATGGTCCTGCGGCCGGTGCTGGTGGTGCTCACGCTGCCGGTCACCATCGTCACGCTGGGCCTGTTCCTGTTCGTCATCAACGCGCTGCTGTTCTGGGCCGCGTCGGGCCTGCTCGCTGGCTTCCATGTCAACGGCTTCGTCTCGGCCTTGATCGGCTCGCTGCTCTATTCGGTGATCGGCCTCATCATCGAGGCCGCACTCGGCGGGCTGTTCTCGAAGCGTTGA
- a CDS encoding DUF3717 domain-containing protein: MAAIHITDIEAAINHWRELKPSPDGITLAPELRALAEVYALMVFHHEDEVDEVGFPSEAWAAWLAWYQTTPDTPCIAICSTSQGDDECKGCGRSFDEVQHWPAMTPGEKRATWRRITMQDTAWRFNKYAERAREAEHVWPDDAIAEAPPEGAG; encoded by the coding sequence ATGGCCGCCATTCATATCACCGACATCGAGGCCGCCATCAACCACTGGCGCGAGCTCAAGCCATCGCCCGATGGCATCACTCTGGCGCCTGAATTGCGCGCGCTGGCGGAGGTCTACGCGCTCATGGTGTTCCACCATGAAGATGAGGTCGACGAGGTCGGCTTCCCGTCCGAAGCCTGGGCCGCGTGGCTGGCCTGGTACCAGACCACGCCCGACACGCCCTGCATTGCCATCTGCTCCACCAGTCAGGGCGACGACGAATGCAAGGGTTGCGGGCGCAGCTTCGACGAAGTCCAGCACTGGCCCGCCATGACGCCGGGCGAGAAGCGCGCCACCTGGCGCCGCATCACCATGCAGGACACGGCCTGGCGCTTCAACAAGTACGCCGAGCGGGCGCGCGAGGCCGAGCACGTGTGGCCCGATGACGCGATCGCCGAAGCGCCGCCCGAGGGCGCGGGCTGA
- the purB gene encoding adenylosuccinate lyase gives MSFSTVSALSPLDGRYAAKLSALRPLMSEQGYMHRRVQVEVAWFIALSDCGFPEFKPLTGGARKYLLGLVTNFSEADAVAIKQIEKTTNHDVKAVEYWIKSKFEARPELLSASEFVHFACTSEDINNTSHALQIQAAREKVMLPAIDGLIATLREMAGKFAAVPMLSRTHGQTASPTTVGKELANVAVRLAKARAQIASVQLLGKMNGAVGNYNAHLAAWPEFDWEAFSRKVVETPAPLGLGLSFQPYSIQIEPHDYMAELFDAVARANTILIDFSRDVWGYVGLGYFKQRLKQGEIGSSTMPHKVNPIDFENAEGNLGLANALLRHLSEKLPISRWQRDLSDSTVLRNVGVAFGYAVLAYASLATGLGKLELNEEALAADLDASWEVLAEPIQTVMRRFGVQGAYERLKEVTRGKSVTAEALHGLIRSLEIPEVEKERLLAMTPASYTGKAAELARRA, from the coding sequence ATGAGCTTCTCCACTGTCTCCGCCCTTTCCCCCCTCGACGGTCGCTATGCGGCCAAGCTCTCGGCATTGCGGCCGCTGATGAGCGAACAGGGCTACATGCACCGGCGGGTGCAGGTCGAAGTCGCCTGGTTCATCGCGCTGTCGGACTGCGGCTTTCCCGAATTCAAGCCGCTCACCGGCGGCGCACGCAAGTACCTGCTCGGCCTGGTCACGAATTTCTCCGAGGCCGATGCGGTCGCGATCAAGCAGATCGAGAAGACCACCAACCACGACGTGAAGGCCGTCGAATACTGGATCAAGTCGAAGTTCGAGGCGCGGCCCGAACTGCTCTCGGCCTCCGAGTTCGTGCACTTCGCCTGTACCAGCGAGGACATCAACAACACCAGCCACGCGCTGCAGATCCAGGCCGCGCGCGAGAAGGTCATGCTGCCGGCGATCGACGGCCTGATCGCGACGCTGCGCGAGATGGCCGGCAAGTTCGCCGCCGTGCCGATGCTCTCGCGCACGCACGGCCAGACGGCCAGCCCGACCACCGTCGGCAAGGAACTCGCCAACGTCGCCGTGCGCCTGGCGAAGGCGCGCGCGCAGATCGCGTCGGTGCAGTTGCTGGGCAAGATGAACGGTGCGGTCGGCAACTACAACGCGCACCTCGCGGCCTGGCCCGAATTCGACTGGGAGGCGTTCAGCCGCAAGGTCGTCGAGACGCCGGCGCCGCTCGGCCTCGGCCTCAGCTTCCAGCCCTACAGCATCCAGATCGAGCCGCACGACTACATGGCCGAGCTGTTCGATGCAGTGGCGCGCGCCAACACGATCCTGATCGATTTCTCGCGCGACGTCTGGGGCTACGTGGGCCTGGGCTATTTCAAGCAGCGACTGAAGCAGGGCGAGATCGGTTCGTCGACGATGCCGCACAAGGTCAACCCGATCGATTTCGAGAATGCCGAGGGCAATCTCGGCCTCGCGAACGCCTTGCTGCGGCATCTGAGCGAGAAGCTGCCGATCAGCCGCTGGCAGCGCGACCTGTCCGACAGCACCGTGCTGCGCAACGTCGGCGTCGCCTTCGGCTATGCCGTGCTGGCCTACGCGAGCCTCGCGACCGGCCTCGGCAAGCTCGAGCTCAACGAGGAGGCGCTGGCCGCCGACCTCGACGCTTCGTGGGAAGTGCTGGCCGAGCCGATCCAGACCGTGATGCGGCGCTTCGGCGTGCAGGGCGCCTACGAGCGGCTGAAGGAAGTCACGCGCGGCAAGAGCGTCACGGCCGAGGCACTGCATGGGTTGATCCGATCGCTCGAGATCCCCGAGGTCGAGAAAGAGCGGCTGCTGGCGATGACGCCGGCCAGCTACACGGGCAAGGCGGCCGAGCTCGCGCGGCGGGCCTGA